From a region of the Paraburkholderia caribensis genome:
- a CDS encoding LysR family transcriptional regulator encodes MNPAELPDLKLLQLFDLLYDVRNVTRVAEQLGQSQPTVSIWLGRLREHLQDPLFIRTPGGMAPTPQADALIGPCREILESLRRFAAWEIAFDPTTAKRRFRICMTDASHITLLPRMLAHVRAQAPGIRLEAARIDGNTERALESGEADLAIGHVPWLGGGIYQQQLYTQDWVCLVNKHHPRVRGKLGLKQYRAEGHVAIAAGTGAQLLEQALVREHVERDVVLELPGFLGLGAIIRNTDLIATLPRHIGETLAKVNELSVHACPMPVEGFAVRQHWHARYHHEAGNRWLRDMVAQLFSSLR; translated from the coding sequence TGAACCCGGCCGAACTCCCCGATCTGAAACTGCTGCAGCTTTTCGATCTTCTCTACGATGTCCGCAATGTCACGCGCGTCGCGGAGCAGCTCGGACAGAGTCAGCCGACCGTCAGCATCTGGCTGGGGCGTTTGCGCGAGCATCTGCAGGACCCGCTGTTTATCCGTACGCCCGGCGGCATGGCGCCGACGCCGCAGGCCGACGCGCTGATCGGCCCGTGCCGGGAGATTCTCGAATCGCTGCGGCGCTTCGCGGCGTGGGAGATTGCATTCGATCCCACCACCGCCAAGCGGCGGTTTCGCATCTGCATGACGGACGCGAGCCACATCACGCTGCTGCCCCGAATGCTGGCGCACGTGCGCGCGCAGGCGCCCGGAATCCGTCTGGAAGCGGCAAGGATCGACGGCAATACTGAACGCGCGCTGGAATCTGGCGAGGCAGACCTTGCGATCGGGCACGTGCCCTGGCTCGGCGGCGGCATTTACCAGCAGCAGTTGTACACGCAGGACTGGGTGTGTCTGGTCAATAAGCATCATCCGCGCGTGCGCGGAAAGCTCGGGCTCAAGCAGTACCGCGCCGAAGGCCATGTCGCCATCGCGGCAGGGACGGGGGCGCAACTGCTGGAGCAGGCGCTCGTGCGCGAACACGTCGAGCGGGACGTGGTACTCGAACTGCCTGGGTTTCTCGGGCTCGGGGCCATCATCAGGAACACCGACCTGATTGCCACGCTGCCGCGGCATATCGGCGAGACGCTGGCGAAGGTGAATGAACTGTCGGTGCATGCGTGTCCGATGCCGGTGGAGGGATTTGCGGTGCGGCAGCACTGGCACGCCCGCTATCACCACGAAGCGGGAAATCGCTGGCTGCGCGATATGGTGGCGCAGCTATTCAGCAGTTTGCGGTGA
- a CDS encoding LysR family transcriptional regulator, translating into MLDSNPWYVRTRLKTRQLLLLVALDEEGNIHRAADALSMSQPAASKLLRELEEMLDAPLFERMPRGMRPTLYGEVMIRHARSVVGSLDQAREEVLALKSGQLGRVAVGTITSPAVSLLPAAIAQVKQQHPGLSVSVEIDSSNVLLESLAQDKLDLVIGRLSVEHDKLHLRYEPLAEEQALAVARSGHPLLAAPSLTLADVVDASWVVPPAQSVLRHRFELMFQRQSLAPPSNVVESAELLFVTSLLSQSDMLAVLAAEVAHYYAAHGLLSILPLDMPLRMDDFGIITRTGQLLSPASTQVVRALKQVAGELYGAIT; encoded by the coding sequence ATGCTTGATTCGAACCCCTGGTATGTCCGCACGCGGCTGAAGACGAGGCAATTGCTGCTGCTCGTCGCGCTCGACGAAGAAGGCAATATCCACCGCGCCGCCGACGCGCTGAGCATGTCCCAGCCCGCCGCGTCGAAGCTGCTGCGCGAGCTGGAAGAGATGCTGGATGCGCCGCTGTTCGAACGGATGCCGCGCGGCATGCGGCCGACGCTGTACGGCGAGGTGATGATTCGCCACGCGCGCTCGGTGGTCGGCAGTCTCGATCAGGCGCGTGAGGAAGTGCTCGCGCTGAAATCGGGGCAACTCGGGCGCGTGGCCGTCGGCACGATCACGTCGCCCGCCGTCAGCCTGCTGCCCGCCGCGATTGCGCAGGTCAAGCAGCAGCATCCTGGCTTGAGCGTGAGTGTCGAGATCGACAGCAGCAATGTGCTGCTCGAAAGCCTTGCGCAGGACAAGCTCGATCTCGTGATTGGCCGGCTCTCCGTCGAACATGACAAGCTGCATTTGCGCTACGAGCCTCTCGCGGAAGAACAGGCGCTGGCGGTCGCCCGATCCGGTCATCCGTTGCTGGCGGCGCCGTCGCTGACGCTGGCGGATGTGGTCGACGCGTCATGGGTCGTGCCGCCCGCGCAAAGCGTGCTGCGCCATCGCTTCGAGCTGATGTTCCAGCGTCAAAGCCTCGCGCCGCCGTCCAACGTGGTCGAGAGCGCGGAACTGCTGTTCGTCACCAGCCTGCTGTCGCAAAGCGACATGCTCGCCGTGCTCGCCGCCGAGGTCGCGCACTACTATGCGGCGCACGGGCTGCTGTCGATCCTGCCGCTCGACATGCCGCTGCGGATGGACGACTTCGGCATCATCACGCGCACCGGGCAGTTGCTGTCGCCCGCTTCGACACAAGTGGTACGCGCGTTGAAGCAGGTGGCGGGCGAGCTTTACGGCGCGATCACGTAA
- a CDS encoding IlvD/Edd family dehydratase encodes MSDKKTKLRSAQWFGTADKNGFMYRSWMKNQGIPDHEFDGRPVIGICNTWSELTPCNAHFRKIAEHVKRGIYEAGGFPVEFPVFSNGESNLRPTAMLTRNLAAMDVEEAIRGNPIDAVVLLTGCDKTTPALLMGAASCDVPAIVVTGGPMLNGKLDGKDIGSGTAVWQLHESLKAGEIDLHKFLSAEAGMSRSAGTCNTMGTASTMACMAEALGTSLPHNAAIPAVDARRYVLAHMSGMRIVEMAHEGLTLSKILTREAFLNAIRVNAAIGGSTNAVIHLKAIAGRIGVQLDLDDWVRIGRNTPTIVDLMPSGRFLMEEFYYAGGLPAVLRRLGEADLLPHPGALTANGKALWHNVMDAPIYNDEVIRPLDKPLVKDGGIRVLRGNLAPRGAVLKPSAATPALLKHRGRAVVFENFEHYKARIVDETLDVDASSVLVLKNCGPKGYPGMAEVGNMGLPPKLLRQGVKDMVRISDARMSGTAYGTVVLHVTPEAADGGPLAAVQDGDWIELDCDAGTLRVDISDEELARRLDSHTPPAMPAGGGYQRLYIDHVLQADEGCDLDFLVGCRGADVPRHSH; translated from the coding sequence ATGTCGGATAAGAAAACGAAGCTGCGCTCGGCCCAATGGTTCGGCACGGCTGACAAGAACGGCTTCATGTATCGAAGCTGGATGAAGAATCAGGGCATCCCTGATCACGAATTCGACGGCCGGCCGGTTATCGGCATCTGCAACACGTGGTCGGAACTCACGCCGTGCAACGCGCACTTCCGCAAGATCGCCGAGCACGTGAAGCGCGGCATCTACGAAGCGGGCGGCTTTCCCGTCGAATTCCCCGTGTTTTCCAATGGCGAATCAAATCTGCGCCCCACGGCGATGCTCACGCGCAATCTCGCGGCGATGGACGTCGAAGAGGCGATTCGCGGCAATCCCATCGACGCCGTCGTGCTGCTCACCGGCTGCGACAAGACCACGCCCGCGCTGCTGATGGGCGCTGCGAGCTGCGACGTGCCCGCGATCGTCGTGACGGGCGGCCCGATGCTGAACGGCAAGCTCGACGGCAAGGACATCGGTTCGGGCACGGCCGTCTGGCAACTGCACGAATCGCTGAAGGCGGGCGAGATCGATCTGCACAAGTTCCTCTCGGCTGAAGCAGGCATGTCGCGCTCGGCGGGCACCTGCAACACGATGGGCACGGCATCGACGATGGCGTGCATGGCGGAAGCGCTCGGCACGTCGCTGCCGCACAACGCGGCCATTCCCGCTGTCGACGCGCGCCGCTACGTGCTCGCGCATATGTCGGGCATGCGCATCGTCGAGATGGCCCACGAAGGGCTCACGCTGTCGAAGATTCTCACGCGCGAAGCGTTCCTGAACGCGATTCGCGTCAATGCGGCGATTGGCGGTTCGACTAACGCGGTGATTCACCTGAAGGCGATTGCCGGGCGCATCGGCGTGCAGCTCGATCTGGACGACTGGGTACGGATCGGACGCAATACGCCGACCATCGTCGACCTGATGCCGTCGGGCCGCTTCCTGATGGAAGAGTTTTATTACGCGGGCGGCTTGCCCGCCGTGCTGCGCCGACTCGGCGAAGCCGACCTGCTGCCGCATCCGGGCGCGCTGACGGCGAACGGCAAGGCGTTATGGCACAACGTGATGGATGCGCCCATCTACAACGACGAAGTGATCCGCCCGCTCGACAAGCCGCTCGTGAAGGACGGCGGCATCCGCGTGCTGCGCGGCAATCTCGCGCCGCGCGGCGCGGTGCTGAAGCCGTCGGCGGCGACGCCTGCATTGCTCAAGCATCGCGGACGTGCCGTCGTGTTCGAGAACTTCGAGCACTACAAGGCACGCATCGTCGATGAAACGCTCGACGTCGACGCGAGCTCCGTGCTGGTGCTGAAGAACTGCGGGCCGAAGGGTTATCCGGGCATGGCCGAAGTCGGCAACATGGGCTTGCCGCCGAAGCTGTTGCGTCAGGGCGTGAAGGACATGGTGCGTATCTCGGATGCGCGCATGAGCGGCACGGCATACGGCACGGTCGTCTTGCACGTGACGCCGGAAGCAGCCGACGGCGGCCCGCTTGCCGCTGTGCAGGACGGCGACTGGATCGAGCTGGATTGCGATGCGGGCACGTTGCGCGTCGATATCAGCGACGAAGAACTGGCGCGCCGCCTCGACAGCCACACGCCGCCCGCGATGCCCGCCGGCGGCGGTTATCAGCGGCTGTATATCGATCACGTATTGCAGGCGGACGAGGGTTGCGATCTGGACTTTCTCGTCGGCTGCCGGGGCGCAGACGTGCCGCGCCATTCGCATTGA
- a CDS encoding aldehyde dehydrogenase (NADP(+)): MNLTGELLIGASARRGQGAGFHAVDAATEQVLQAPTYYSAQVGDVDAACALAESAFDAYRTLPAERRAGFLDDIAARIEALGDALIERTMSESGLPKARLEGERARTANQLRMFAALVRSGDALDARIEPALPERQPPRTDLRFQRIGVGPVAVFGASNFPLAFSVAGGDTAAALAAGCPVVVKAHPAHPGTSELVGRAIQEAVRHAELPEGVFSMLFDAGHEVGAALVAHASIKAVGFTGSRAGGRALMAIANARAEPIPVYAEMSSVNPNLLMPAALASRAETLARDFVASVTLGCGQFCTNPGLMLGIAGEGFERFAATAAQSIDGVQAGVMLTGGILRAYEAGIERFAAKPAVTTLARGKAPEAGSRRAQAVLFRVSARSLLADHTLADEVFGPCSVLVECADADELRTVLNRIEGQLTITLHLDDADQPAAQALLPVLERKAGRILANGFPTGVEVCDAMVHGGPFPATSDGRSTSVGTAAIERYMRPVCYQNLPAALLPEALRDANPLGVHRRFAGRHERTPG, encoded by the coding sequence ATGAATCTGACAGGTGAACTGCTGATAGGCGCAAGCGCGCGGCGCGGACAAGGCGCCGGGTTTCATGCCGTCGATGCGGCAACGGAACAGGTGCTGCAAGCGCCGACGTATTACAGCGCGCAAGTGGGCGATGTCGACGCCGCCTGCGCATTGGCGGAAAGCGCATTCGACGCCTACCGCACGCTGCCCGCCGAGCGCCGCGCGGGTTTTCTCGACGACATCGCCGCGCGCATCGAAGCGCTCGGCGATGCGCTGATCGAACGCACGATGAGCGAATCGGGCTTGCCGAAAGCGCGTCTCGAAGGCGAGCGCGCGCGTACGGCGAACCAGTTGCGCATGTTCGCGGCGCTCGTGCGCAGCGGCGACGCACTCGATGCGCGCATCGAACCCGCGTTGCCCGAACGCCAACCGCCGCGCACCGATCTGCGCTTTCAGCGTATCGGCGTCGGCCCCGTTGCCGTGTTCGGCGCGAGCAATTTTCCGCTCGCGTTTTCGGTCGCGGGCGGCGATACGGCTGCGGCGCTTGCAGCGGGCTGCCCCGTTGTCGTGAAGGCGCATCCGGCGCATCCAGGCACGTCGGAACTGGTAGGCCGCGCGATTCAGGAGGCCGTGCGTCACGCGGAACTGCCCGAAGGCGTGTTCTCGATGTTGTTCGACGCGGGCCATGAAGTGGGCGCGGCGCTCGTCGCGCATGCGTCTATCAAGGCCGTAGGCTTCACGGGTTCGCGCGCGGGCGGACGTGCATTGATGGCGATTGCGAACGCGCGAGCCGAGCCGATTCCCGTCTACGCGGAAATGAGCAGCGTGAACCCGAATCTGCTGATGCCGGCGGCGCTGGCCTCGCGCGCCGAAACGCTGGCACGCGATTTCGTCGCATCGGTGACGCTGGGTTGCGGGCAGTTCTGTACGAATCCGGGCTTGATGCTCGGCATCGCGGGCGAAGGTTTCGAGCGTTTCGCTGCAACAGCCGCGCAGAGCATTGACGGCGTGCAGGCGGGCGTGATGCTCACGGGCGGCATTCTGCGCGCGTACGAGGCAGGTATCGAACGGTTTGCGGCGAAACCCGCTGTGACGACGCTCGCGCGCGGCAAGGCGCCCGAGGCGGGCAGCCGGCGCGCGCAAGCCGTGTTGTTCCGCGTGAGTGCCAGGAGCCTGCTCGCGGATCACACGCTGGCTGACGAAGTGTTCGGCCCGTGCAGCGTGCTGGTCGAATGCGCCGATGCTGATGAGTTGCGCACGGTGTTGAACCGGATCGAAGGGCAACTGACGATCACGCTGCATCTCGACGATGCCGATCAACCCGCCGCGCAAGCGCTGCTGCCGGTTCTCGAACGCAAGGCGGGCCGTATTCTCGCGAACGGTTTTCCGACGGGCGTCGAAGTCTGCGATGCGATGGTGCACGGCGGCCCGTTCCCCGCGACATCCGATGGACGCAGCACGTCGGTCGGCACGGCGGCGATCGAGCGATACATGCGTCCCGTCTGCTATCAGAACCTGCCCGCCGCGCTGTTGCCCGAAGCGTTGCGCGATGCGAATCCGCTTGGTGTGCATCGGCGATTCGCGGGGCGGCACGAGCGAACGCCTGGTTGA
- a CDS encoding MFS transporter, translated as MTTPYASAQQAAPAVDAGTGAALADEQRIMSLLVRRLIPFLALIYVVAYIDRSVVGFAKLHMNAAVGISDASYGLGAGLFFIGYFLCEVPSNLALERFGARVWFARILFTWGVITMAMSLVSGPTSFYVLRFLLGAAEAGLYPGILYFLTKWFPMRHRARIIGLLVLAQPLAGILTGPVAGLVLSTHGVFGLSNWQTLFVLSGLPAVLLCVPTLRVLPESPANAKWLAASDRAWIERELAADSASYGLQSHGNPLAALKDKRVLLLALLFLPFPLSIYGLSLWLPTIIKAFGVTDAVTGLLSAVPYLFAVVGLCVVPRHSDRKRERYWHIVVVSAFAALTMALSAWTHAPALQFLFICLTAFSLYSIQAVVWALPGQFLSGARAAVGIATINSLANLGGYVGPYGIGLIKDATGSLASGLYFLSATLLFAVVITFVVRASLPEPKTHAR; from the coding sequence ATGACCACACCTTACGCCAGCGCGCAGCAGGCCGCACCCGCAGTCGATGCGGGCACGGGCGCGGCGCTCGCCGACGAACAGCGGATCATGAGCCTGCTGGTTCGCCGGCTGATTCCGTTTCTCGCGCTGATTTACGTCGTCGCGTATATCGACCGCTCCGTGGTCGGCTTCGCGAAGCTGCACATGAACGCGGCCGTCGGCATCAGCGACGCGTCCTATGGCCTCGGCGCGGGGCTGTTCTTCATCGGCTATTTTCTGTGCGAAGTGCCGAGCAATCTCGCGCTCGAACGCTTCGGCGCGCGCGTATGGTTCGCGCGGATTCTGTTCACGTGGGGCGTGATCACGATGGCGATGTCGCTCGTCAGCGGACCGACGAGCTTCTACGTGCTGCGCTTTCTGCTCGGCGCGGCGGAAGCGGGTCTGTATCCGGGCATTCTGTACTTTCTCACCAAGTGGTTTCCGATGCGTCATCGCGCGCGCATCATCGGCCTGCTGGTGCTCGCGCAACCGCTTGCGGGGATTCTGACGGGACCCGTCGCGGGCCTCGTGCTGTCGACGCACGGCGTGTTCGGCCTGTCGAACTGGCAGACGCTGTTCGTGCTGAGCGGTCTGCCCGCCGTGCTGCTGTGCGTGCCGACCTTGCGCGTGCTGCCCGAGTCGCCCGCGAATGCGAAGTGGCTTGCGGCGTCGGACCGCGCGTGGATCGAACGCGAACTCGCCGCCGATAGCGCGTCATATGGGTTGCAGTCGCACGGCAATCCGCTGGCCGCGTTGAAGGACAAACGCGTGCTGCTGCTCGCGCTGCTGTTCCTGCCGTTTCCGTTGAGCATCTATGGTTTGTCGTTGTGGCTGCCGACCATCATCAAGGCGTTCGGCGTCACCGATGCCGTGACGGGCCTGCTGTCGGCCGTGCCGTATCTGTTCGCGGTGGTCGGACTGTGTGTCGTGCCGCGACATTCGGATCGCAAGCGCGAGCGGTACTGGCATATCGTCGTCGTGTCCGCTTTCGCGGCGCTCACGATGGCGCTGAGTGCATGGACGCATGCGCCCGCGCTGCAATTCCTGTTCATCTGCCTGACGGCGTTCTCGCTGTATTCGATTCAGGCGGTAGTGTGGGCGCTGCCCGGCCAGTTTCTGTCGGGTGCGCGCGCGGCCGTCGGCATCGCGACGATCAATTCGCTCGCGAACCTGGGCGGCTACGTGGGACCATACGGCATCGGCCTCATCAAGGATGCGACGGGCAGTCTCGCGTCCGGCCTTTATTTCCTGTCCGCGACGCTGCTGTTCGCTGTCGTGATCACGTTCGTCGTGCGGGCGTCGTTGCCCGAACCGAAGACGCATGCGCGTTGA
- a CDS encoding dihydrodipicolinate synthase family protein, giving the protein MTSQRTPRYRGIFPVVPTTFTETGALDLESQKRVVDFMIDAGSDGLCILANFSEQFALSDDERETLTRAMLEHVAGRVPVIVTTSHYSSAVCVERSRRAQEQGASMVMVMPPYHGATFRVPETQIYEFYARLSDGIDIPIMIQDAPASGTVLSAAFLARMARELEQVSYFKIETPGAAAKLRELIRLGGDAVEGPWDGEEAITLFADLNAGATGSMTGGGYPDGIRPILEAFREGKRDEAFAQYQRWLPLINHENRQTGLLAAKALMKEGGVIACEAPRHPLPAMHPDTRAELIEIARGLDPMVLRWGK; this is encoded by the coding sequence ATGACTTCACAACGCACTCCACGCTATCGCGGCATCTTCCCTGTAGTGCCGACCACTTTCACCGAAACGGGCGCGCTCGATCTGGAAAGCCAGAAGCGGGTCGTCGATTTCATGATCGACGCGGGTTCGGACGGTCTGTGCATTCTCGCGAACTTCTCCGAGCAGTTCGCGCTCTCCGACGACGAACGCGAGACGCTCACGCGGGCGATGCTCGAACACGTTGCGGGACGCGTGCCCGTCATCGTGACGACGAGCCACTACAGCAGCGCTGTGTGTGTCGAGCGCAGCCGCCGCGCGCAGGAGCAGGGCGCGTCGATGGTGATGGTGATGCCGCCTTATCACGGCGCGACGTTCCGTGTGCCCGAGACGCAGATTTACGAGTTCTACGCGCGGCTGTCGGACGGCATCGACATTCCCATCATGATTCAGGATGCGCCTGCGAGCGGCACGGTGCTGTCGGCGGCATTTCTTGCGCGGATGGCGCGTGAGCTCGAACAGGTGTCGTACTTCAAGATCGAAACGCCGGGCGCGGCTGCGAAGCTGCGCGAGCTGATCCGTCTCGGCGGCGATGCCGTGGAAGGTCCGTGGGACGGCGAGGAGGCGATCACACTGTTCGCGGATCTCAACGCGGGCGCGACGGGGTCGATGACGGGGGGCGGCTATCCGGACGGCATTCGTCCGATTCTCGAAGCGTTCCGCGAAGGCAAGCGCGATGAGGCGTTTGCGCAGTATCAGCGCTGGCTGCCGCTGATCAATCACGAGAACCGTCAGACGGGTTTGCTTGCTGCGAAGGCGCTGATGAAGGAGGGAGGGGTGATCGCATGCGAGGCGCCGCGGCATCCGCTGCCGGCGATGCATCCGGATACGCGCGCTGAACTGATTGAGATTGCGCGGGGGCTTGATCCGATGGTGTTGAGGTGGGGGAAGTGA
- the prpF gene encoding 2-methylaconitate cis-trans isomerase PrpF, whose product MAHASQIKIPATYMRGGTSKGVFFRLKDLPEAAQVPGAARDALLLRVIGSPDPYGKQIDGMGGATSSTSKTVIVAKSSRPDHDVDYLFGQVSIDKPFVDWSGNCGNLSAAVGPFAISGGLVDPERVPDNGVAVVRIWQANIGKTIIAHVPIVNGAVQETGDFELDGVTFPAAEVRLEFLDPAAEEEGAEGAMFPTGNVVDDLEVPGVGTLKATMINAGIPTIFVNAEAIGYTGTELQDAINSDDAALKKFETIRAHGALRMGLIKSLDEIATRQHTPKVAFVARPAGYVASSGKAVAADDVDLLVRAMSMGKLHHAMMGTAAVAIGTAAAIPGTLVNLAAGGGKREAVRFGHPSGTLRVGAVAMLEDGAWAVKKAVMSRSARVLMEGWVRVPG is encoded by the coding sequence ATGGCACACGCATCTCAGATCAAGATTCCCGCCACGTATATGCGCGGCGGCACCAGCAAAGGCGTGTTCTTTCGCCTCAAGGATTTGCCCGAAGCGGCGCAAGTGCCGGGCGCCGCGCGCGATGCGTTGCTGCTGCGCGTGATCGGCAGCCCCGATCCTTATGGCAAGCAGATCGACGGCATGGGCGGCGCGACGTCGAGCACCAGCAAGACGGTGATCGTCGCGAAGAGCAGCAGGCCGGACCATGATGTGGATTATCTGTTCGGGCAGGTGTCGATCGACAAGCCGTTTGTCGACTGGAGCGGGAATTGCGGAAATCTGTCGGCGGCCGTGGGACCGTTTGCGATCAGCGGCGGGCTTGTCGATCCGGAGCGTGTGCCGGATAACGGCGTGGCTGTCGTGCGTATCTGGCAGGCGAATATCGGCAAGACGATCATCGCGCATGTGCCGATTGTGAATGGCGCCGTGCAGGAAACGGGGGATTTCGAGCTTGATGGCGTGACGTTTCCTGCTGCGGAGGTGCGACTGGAGTTTCTGGACCCGGCTGCGGAGGAAGAAGGCGCGGAAGGTGCGATGTTCCCGACGGGCAATGTCGTCGACGATCTTGAAGTGCCTGGTGTCGGCACGTTGAAGGCGACGATGATCAATGCGGGTATTCCGACGATCTTCGTCAATGCCGAGGCGATTGGTTATACGGGCACGGAGTTGCAGGATGCCATCAATAGCGACGACGCGGCGCTGAAGAAGTTCGAGACGATTCGCGCGCATGGGGCGCTGCGGATGGGGTTGATCAAGAGTCTCGACGAGATCGCGACACGGCAGCATACGCCCAAGGTGGCGTTCGTGGCGCGGCCGGCGGGTTATGTCGCTTCGAGCGGCAAGGCCGTTGCTGCTGATGATGTCGATCTGCTGGTGCGCGCCATGTCGATGGGGAAGCTTCATCACGCGATGATGGGGACGGCGGCTGTTGCTATTGGCACGGCGGCGGCTATTCCTGGCACGTTGGTGAATCTTGCCGCTGGCGGTGGAAAGAGGGAAGCTGTGCGGTTCGGGCATCCTTCCGGGACTTTGCGGGTTGGCGCGGTGGCGATGCTCGAAGACGGCGCGTGGGCCGTTAAGAAGGCCGTCATGAGCCGGAGTGCGCGGGTTTTGATGGAGGGATGGGTTCGAGTGCCGGGGTAG